A window of Rhabdothermincola salaria contains these coding sequences:
- a CDS encoding nitroreductase family protein, which produces MEFADVVRRRRMVRAFDGRPVPGDVLDRILDLAVRIPAAGNTQGLDLVVLEGAETARYWDVSLPAERRRDFPWPGLLRAPVLLVPVGDPSAYVERYAEPDKVATGLGTDPDAWPVPYWYVDTAFAAMVALLAAVDEGLGACFFGQFEHESALKASLGIPADRCPVGTIALGYADPLGDRRSFSAARPRRSLESVVHRGGW; this is translated from the coding sequence GTGGAGTTCGCCGACGTCGTCCGCCGCCGCCGCATGGTGCGGGCCTTCGACGGCCGTCCCGTCCCCGGCGACGTCCTCGATCGCATCCTCGACCTGGCGGTGCGGATCCCGGCAGCCGGCAACACCCAGGGCCTCGATCTGGTGGTGCTCGAGGGCGCCGAGACGGCCCGCTACTGGGACGTCTCCCTGCCCGCCGAGCGCCGCCGCGACTTCCCGTGGCCCGGCCTGTTGCGGGCCCCCGTCCTGCTCGTCCCGGTGGGCGACCCCTCTGCCTACGTCGAGCGCTACGCCGAGCCCGACAAGGTGGCCACGGGCCTGGGGACGGACCCCGACGCCTGGCCCGTGCCGTACTGGTACGTGGACACGGCCTTCGCCGCCATGGTGGCGTTGCTGGCCGCGGTCGACGAGGGGCTCGGCGCCTGCTTCTTCGGTCAGTTCGAGCACGAGTCGGCCCTCAAGGCGAGCCTCGGGATCCCCGCCGACCGGTGCCCGGTCGGCACCATCGCCCTGGGCTACGCCGATCCCCTCGGCGATCGGCGGAGTTTCTCCGCCGCCCGTCCGCGGCGTAGCCTCGAATCGGTCGTCCACCGGGGCGGCTGGTGA
- a CDS encoding Zn-ribbon domain-containing OB-fold protein has translation MGTPVPMVDYLELGDEPRLVANECTNCGARFFDHRVACASCGGQEFTKAPVPTDGEVRAFTIVGWAPPGVPAPYVAAIVDCGGTSVKGNVVNTPPDPDHVTLGMKVRLTTFPIGTDSTGTEAIGFGFEPIEGN, from the coding sequence ATGGGGACACCTGTCCCGATGGTCGACTACCTGGAGCTCGGCGACGAGCCCCGCCTGGTCGCCAACGAATGCACCAACTGCGGTGCCCGGTTCTTCGATCACCGCGTGGCCTGTGCCAGCTGTGGCGGCCAGGAGTTCACCAAGGCTCCCGTGCCCACCGACGGCGAGGTCCGGGCCTTCACCATCGTCGGATGGGCCCCTCCGGGGGTCCCGGCGCCGTACGTGGCGGCCATCGTCGACTGCGGTGGCACCAGCGTGAAGGGCAACGTGGTGAACACCCCGCCCGATCCCGACCACGTCACGCTCGGCATGAAGGTGCGTCTCACCACCTTCCCGATCGGCACCGACTCCACCGGCACCGAGGCCATCGGCTTCGGCTTCGAACCCATCGAGGGGAACTGA